A single window of Microbispora hainanensis DNA harbors:
- a CDS encoding LacI family DNA-binding transcriptional regulator: MTRRLAEVAKKVGVSEATVSRVLNGKPGVSDATREAVLTALDVLGYERPTQLRGDRGRLVGLVLPELQNPIFPAFAEVVGGALAQQGFTSVLCTRTVGGVSESDYVDLLLQQHVSGMVFAGGLYAQGDASHSHYRRVLDRKLPTVLVNAAVEHLGFPQVSCDDVAAAEIALAHLMALGHRQVAMLLGPPDHVPSQRKLAAFRAYASANGLELGPDHVEHTMFSLEGGHAAAARMVAAGVTGIICASDVLALGAIRAARRAGLSVPEDVSVIGYDDSALMNCVDPPLTTVRQPIDAMGRAAVELLVAQIDAAVVPGDELLFEPELVVRASTAPAPRP, translated from the coding sequence ATGACACGACGGCTTGCGGAAGTGGCCAAGAAGGTGGGCGTGAGCGAGGCGACGGTGAGTCGCGTCCTCAACGGCAAGCCGGGAGTCTCCGACGCCACCAGAGAGGCCGTGCTCACCGCGCTCGACGTGCTGGGATACGAACGCCCCACCCAGCTGCGCGGCGACCGAGGCCGGCTCGTCGGCCTGGTCCTCCCGGAACTGCAGAACCCGATCTTCCCGGCGTTCGCCGAGGTCGTCGGAGGCGCGCTGGCCCAGCAGGGGTTCACGTCCGTCCTGTGCACCCGGACCGTGGGCGGCGTCTCCGAGTCCGACTACGTCGACCTGCTCCTCCAGCAGCACGTCTCGGGCATGGTCTTCGCCGGCGGCCTGTACGCCCAGGGGGACGCCTCCCACAGCCACTACCGCAGGGTCCTCGACCGCAAGCTGCCGACCGTGCTGGTCAACGCGGCGGTCGAGCATCTCGGGTTTCCGCAGGTCTCGTGCGACGACGTCGCCGCCGCCGAGATCGCGCTCGCCCACCTCATGGCGCTCGGGCACCGCCAGGTCGCGATGCTGCTCGGCCCGCCCGACCACGTGCCGTCCCAGCGCAAGCTCGCCGCGTTCCGCGCGTACGCCTCCGCCAACGGCCTGGAACTCGGCCCCGACCACGTCGAGCACACGATGTTCTCGCTGGAAGGCGGCCACGCCGCCGCCGCGCGCATGGTCGCCGCGGGCGTGACCGGCATCATCTGCGCCAGCGACGTGCTCGCCCTCGGCGCCATCAGGGCGGCCCGCCGGGCGGGACTGTCGGTGCCCGAAGACGTCTCCGTCATCGGCTACGACGACTCCGCGCTGATGAACTGCGTGGACCCGCCCCTGACCACCGTCCGCCAGCCCATCGACGCCATGGGCCGGGCCGCCGTCGAGCTGCTCGTCGCCCAGATCGACGCGGCCGTGGTGCCCGGCGACGAGCTGCTCTTCGAGCCCGAACTCGTCGTCCGCGCCTCCACCGCCCCCGCCCCCCGCCCCTGA